CCTATCCCACGGGTTTGACACCGAAGGTGATTGCCGCCATTCAAGAAACTCCCAATTTCTTGCCCTACCTAGATTTACCCCTCCAGCACTCCCATCCAGAAGTCTTGCGAGCGATGAATCGTCCGTGGCAAGGGCAGGTTAACGATCAAGTTATTGAGCGCATTAAAACAGCACTCCCGGAGGCAGTGCTGCGAACCACCTTCATCGTGGGATTTCCCGGTGAAACGGAGGCACACTTCCAGCACTTGTTGCAATTTGTCGAGCGCCATGAGTTTGATCACGTTGGAGTCTTCACCTTTTCTCCTGAGGAAGGAACGCCAGCCTATGACTTACCCAATCAACTCTCCCAGTCGGTGATGGAATTCCGTCGAGATACCCTGATGCAACGACAGCAACCGATCTCTCTCCGGAAAAATCAGGCGCAGATTGGCAAGACCGTCGAGGTTTTAATTGAGCAAGAGCATCCAGAAACCGGTGAATTTATTGGGCGTTCGGCTCGGTTTGCACCGGAGGTCGATGGGTTGGTATATGTCCGGGGCGAAGCTCGTCTGGGAACTCTTGTACCCGTATCAATTGTAGATGCCGATATCTACGACCTCTACGGCCAGGTGGTTCCTGCGGTATCAGGTGTAGTAGCTGAAGTTTTGGGTTAGAGAGAGTTGCACGGTTTCAATTTGACGCAGATTATTCAATTTTTTGAGGACACCTAATGACACTTTCGTTTCAAAGTCTTGGTCTTTCAGATGCTCGTGTTCAACATGTGGAATCCTTAGGATTCACCGAACCTACCGCAATCCAAGCCCAAGCAATTCCCTATCTGCTGGCCGGACAGGATGTTGTGGGGCAGGCTCAAACGGGTACGGGGAAGACGGCAGCCTTTTCTCTGCCGATGCTAGAACGCCTTAACCCAAATCTACCCGTTGTCCAAGCCTTGATTCTTACCCCCACCCGTGAGTTGGCGGTACAGGTACATCAAGCAATTCGTGGCTTTAAGGGCGATGATCGGCTGCGAGTTCTGGCTATCTATGGGGGGCAGTCCATTGATCGCCAAATTATGAGCTTGCAGCGGGGAGCCCAGATCGTGGTGGGGACGCCAGGGCGGGTGTTGGACTTGCTGAGTCGTGGCGATTTAAAACTGGGTCAATTGAGCTGGTTGGTGCTGGACGAAGCCGATGAAATGCTGAACATGGGTTTCATTGATGATGTAGAGAAGATTCTCAGTCAGGCTCCGGTCGATCGCCAGACCGCATTTTTCTCAGCTACCATGCCTGCTTCGATTCGTAAGCTGGTAAGCAAATTTCTGCGATCGCCCGTCACTGTGACTGTGGAACAACCAAAATCAGCCCCAACGCGGATTAACCAAGTCACCTATATGGTTCCCCGAGGT
The Neosynechococcus sphagnicola sy1 DNA segment above includes these coding regions:
- the rimO gene encoding 30S ribosomal protein S12 methylthiotransferase RimO — its product is MLGLVVEAGYPVDTDEELADYVIVNTCSFIQAAREESVRTLVELAAANKRVVITGCMAQHFQEELLTELPEAVAIVGTGDYHKIVEVIQRVESGERVRAVSPEPTYIADETTPRYRTTTEGVAYLRVAEGCDYRCAFCIIPHLRGKQRSRTIESIVTEAQKLAAEGVQEIILISQITTNYGLDLYGEPKLAELLLALGTVDVPWIRMHYAYPTGLTPKVIAAIQETPNFLPYLDLPLQHSHPEVLRAMNRPWQGQVNDQVIERIKTALPEAVLRTTFIVGFPGETEAHFQHLLQFVERHEFDHVGVFTFSPEEGTPAYDLPNQLSQSVMEFRRDTLMQRQQPISLRKNQAQIGKTVEVLIEQEHPETGEFIGRSARFAPEVDGLVYVRGEARLGTLVPVSIVDADIYDLYGQVVPAVSGVVAEVLG